gaaaaactcaagggtcaagtaagttggctgggaacatggccaggcagcgaaaacgcacccagattcggtctcaaagactttggaatctttctttggtgacaaagaagaccaaaacatacagacagaagaaattaacaaagtcaaagagcctacaacaaaagcctccaagaaaaacatgaactggtctcaggccatggaagagctcaaaaaggatttggaaaagcaagttagagaagtagaggaaaaattgggaagagaaatgagaaggatgtgagaaaaccatgaaaaacaagtcaatgacttgttaaagaagacccaaaaaaatactgaaaaatatactgaagaaaacaacaccttaaaaaatagactaggggggcggagccaagatggtggctggcaagcagggaataatgtgagctccgtacggagaccctccaaaaacttataaaaaatggctctgaaccaattataaaatggctgaacccacaaaacagcagagggaagcagggctccagcccaggacagcctggatggtctctgggtgaggtctatcccacacagagctcagagcggggagctgggagctgggaacggagaggagcagagcccagcctgagtggcatggaccatccagaccagaagccgggcagagggggccctagtgccctgaatatgtgagctgcggcagttaccagactccttaacccacaaacaccaaagactgtggagaaggttagtgggaaaagctgcgggtgtggaaggagttcacggtttggcttccagccccgggggcagcggaggtgggacagctacagctgttgttacttccggctccaggcccacctggtgggaggaattaagtggtggatcagagcaggggtgcacagcctgccaaagatctaagcccagttcgggttgggggttggggaaggagcagtgctggtgtggcagagctggcacctcccccccaaacgtggagcatagaactctgtaatctacaagcagtcgtatcccactgaaaaactcaagggtcaagttagttgcctgggaatatggccaggcagcgaaaacgcaccgagattcagtttcagactttgcattctttctttgctgacaaagaagaccaattagaagaaattaataaagtcaaagagcctacaacagaaacatccaagaaaaataggaactggtcccaggccatggaagagctcaaaaaggagttggaaaagcaagttagagaaggagaggaaaaactgggaagagaaatgagaaggatgcgagaaaaccatgaaaaacaagtcaatgacttgctaaaggagacccaaaaaaatgctgaaaaatacactgaagaaaacaacaccttaaaaaacagactaactcaaatggcaaaagagctccaaaaagccaaggaggagaagaatgccttgaaaggcagaattagccaaatggaaaaggaggtccaaaagaccactgaagaaaatactactttaaaaattagattggagcaagtggaagctagtgactttatgagaaatcaagatattataaaacagaaccaaaggaatgaaaaaatggaagacaatgtgaaatatctcattggaaaaaccactgacctggaaaatagatccaggagagataattcaaaaattattggactacctgaaagccatgatcaaaaaaagagcctagatatcatctttcaagaaattatcaaggagaactgccctgatattctagagccacagggcaaaatagaaattgaaagaatccatcgatcacctcctcaaatagatcccaaaaagaaatctcctaggaatattgtcaccaaattccagagctcccagatcaaggagaaaatactgcaagcagccagaaagaaacaatttgagtattgtggaaacccaatcagaataacccaagatctggcagcttctacattaagagatcgaagggcttggaatgcgatattccggaggtcaatggagctaggattaaaacctagaatcacctacccagcaaaactgagtatcatgttccaaggcaaaatatggactttcaataaaatagaggactttcaagctttctcagtgaaaagaccagaactgaatagaaaatttgactttcaaacacaagaatcaagagaagcatgaaaaggtaatcaagaaacggaaattgcaaggcacttactaaagttgaactgttttgtttacattcctacatggaaagatgatgtgtatgattcatgagacctcagtattagggtagttgaagggaatatgcatatatatatgtttatgtatatatgtaggtgaatgtgtatgtatgtatgtatctatgtgtatgtgtatgcaggtgtatgtaggtatatatatatgtgtgcttttatatgtgtatatgtgtgtatacatatatatgtatatatatatatatgtatgtgtgtatatatatatgtaaaagagagagaacagacacagggtgagttgaagatgaagggaagatatctaaaagaaataaaatgaaattaagggatgagagagcaacatactgagagagggagatagggagagatagaatggggtggattatctcgcataaaggtagcaagaggaagcagttctgtggaaggaggggagagggcaggtgaggggggaatgagtgaaccttggtctcatcagattcagcctgaggagggaataccatacatactcagttgggtatcttaccccacaggaaagaagagggagaaagaaaaaaaaaaataaaaaataaacgggggggggatgatggaggggagcggggtgatagaggggagggctgactggggaacagggcaaccagaatatatgccatcttggagcggggggagggtagaaatggggagaaaatttgtaattcaaactgttgtgaaaatcaatgctaaaaccaaatatgttaaataaataaattttaaaaaaaaaagaaataatagaaaagaaaaaaaaatagactaactcaaatggcaaaagagctccaaaaagccaaggaggagaagaatgccctgaaaggcagaattagccaaatggaaaaggaggtccaaaagaccactgaagaaaatactaccttaaaaattagattggagtaagtggaagctagtgacttgatgagaaatcaagatattataaaacagaaccaaaggaatgaaaaaatgaaagataatgtgaaatatctcattggaaaaaccactgacctggaaaatagatccaggagagatagtttaaaaatcattggactacttgaaagccatgatcaaaaaaagagcctagatatcatctttcaagaaattatcaaggagaactgccctgatattctggagccacagggcaaaatagaaattgaaagaatccatcgatcacctcctcaaatagatcccaaaaagaaatctcctaggaatattgttgccaaattatgtatatatatatatatatatatatatatacatatatatatatatatataatttggcaacaatatatatatatatatatatatatatatatagagagagagagagagagagagagagagagagagagagagagagagagagagagagagagagagagagagagagagcaggcacagggtgagttgaagatgaagggaggatatctaaaggaaataaaatcaaattaagggatgggagaggaatatattgagagaggaagatagggagagatagaatggggtagattatctcgcataaaggtggcaagaaaaagcagttctgtaggaagagaagagagggcaggtgagggggaatgggtgaatcttgctctcattagattagacctgaagagggaataccatacatactcaattgggtatcttaccccacaggaaagaaggaggaagaagataaaaaaaagggggggatgatagaagggagggcagatgggggtggaggtgatcaaaaacagacgctttcgaaaggggacagggtcaagggagaaaattcaataaagggggataggttaggaagaagcagaatatagttggtctttcacaacatgagtattgtggaaaggttatacataatgatacgcatgtggcccatattgaatttcttgacttcttgggaagggtgggtgggaagggaagaggggagagaatttggaactcaaagttttggaaatagatgttcaaaaacaaaaacaaaaaagtttttgcatgcaactagaaaatgggatgcacaggcaatggggcatacagATTTGTCTTTCCCTacaagagggggaaggaaagggggatgggaggggagggggatgacagaagggagggctggctggggaacagggcaaccagagtgtacgccatcttggagtgagggggagggtggaaatggggagaaaatttgtagttcaaactcttgtgaaaatcaatgctgaaaactaaatatattaaataaaaataaaaaaaaataaagacattcttCAATGTCTTTTTGAAATTCTCTATATCCTtgttccttatagcacaataatactccatcacattcctataccacgacttagtcatttctcagttgattggcatccccttgtCTTCCACatctctttgccaccacaaaaagagctgctatcaatatttttgcacatataggatcttttcccctttctttgatctcctttgaaTATAGACCTAACAGGGCTatggctggatcaaagggaaCATCTTGTATAGTAACTTTTTgcatgtaattccaaattgctttccagagtggctgtacccattcacagctccaccagcagagCAACAGGAAAAGTGCCTGTTTTctcacagtccctccaacattaatcaccttcttttcttttgtcatctttgctactCTGATGACtgtgaggtggaatctcagaaaattgctttaatttaatttctctaattagtagtgatttacaacatttttttcatgtggctgtaGATAGcctgaggttttttttccccttgagaattgcctgttcatgtttttaggttatttatcaattggagaaaggctcttattataaaatttttatcagttctttataGAAAGTGTCCCAAAAGACTTTGGGGTTGAAGAGAAGTTGAGCAAGGTTTTCTATAGAAGGTAAGAATTTAGGAGaaacttaaaggaatccagggaagccaagaggtagagatcaggagagagaacattccaatcATGGgaaacaaccagagaaaatgctggaACCAAGAGGAGTGGAACTGATTCAAAGGGTATGGGATAAAGAataagagctttgaatgccaaacagattttGCATTTGCCCAAAAGACTTTGGAGGCACTCTATATCTTGGAAATAAGACTTTTATCAGACAACTTGCTGCAAAATTTTTTCCCTGTTAAATGTTACCCATTTAATCTTAACTTTATTagatttgtttatgcaaaaacttttaaattttatataatcaaagttatttaaccttctgtgattctctgtAATCCCTGGTTGTTGTGAACTTTTCCTGTATCTATTATACATCTTACAggtatttttttccatgtttctctaatttgtttttgatgTAATCTATTATATTTTATCTAGGTCACATACTCTTTTGGAGCTTATCTTTGTATaaggtgtgagatattggtctaaatctaatttctttataCTACCATccaattttccaagcagtttttgttaaatagtctTTATCTAAGTAGCTGAGGTCTTTGAATGGAAGGCTTCTGCCCTGAGACTTCTTaacttctccctctatactactttacttgatgacctcatcagcttccatggatttaattatcacctctttGTTGATTATTCTCAAATCTATCAATCCTGCTCTAACCTCTGCCTTTTgggcatcttgaactggatgtctcatagacatcctaaattcattatgtccaaaatagaactcatctttccccctaagccTTCCCCAAGCCTGTTCTAAACTTCCATATTACCGCCAAAGATACTGCCATCCTCCCAATCTCCCAGGCTTGTGACCTAGGTATCACCCTCAAGtccccccacatccaatctgcTGCTACCACCTGTTGGttccacctttgcaacatctctcaaatacgacccctctctcctctgacattgccaccactctaatataggtcttcatcacctcacacttggactactCCAATAGCTGCCAGTACATcagcctgcttcaagtctcttcccgTGTCAATCCATCCCTTCATTTAACcaccacagtgattttcctaaagctcaggtctgaccatgtcacacccctcctactcaataaactccaatggctccctatcgcctccaagatcaaacacaaaatgctgTTTAGTGTTCAAAGCCCTTAATGACCCAGGTCCGTTCTAcccttcttacatcttattctttctttctattcgATTCTTTCTTATACCTTATTATTCTCCATTTACTCTCCaaaccagtgacactggcctcctggctcttcacaaaaaagtgaagggagaagttaaaaaaagaaaagaaaaaataacaataggAGAGAACAAAAATCTCAAGGAATTCAGGAGTAGGCAAGGGTAATGAGGGAAGGAGAGTTTGATGGGGGACTTGGTAGGGTTTGGTAACCAAGGTCATATCTTTGTATAAGGTGTGAGATGCTGTCATATAAGGTCATAGGTCATATCAGCAAAACAAACCTGAGACTAAATGTTGGTTGAAagagaaagatataaaataatctgatgaaagaaaacacataaatagTATGTTAACCCTGAGTATGAGTGATTTGAACTCCccaataaaactaaaaagaataAAGGGATGAGTAAGAAAACAAATCATAGCAATTTgctccataaataaataaaaacccagGTGGCAGCTCTGAAtccagatatgaactcaagtctttttgactccaggcccagtgctctatccactgtgtcacctaattACAAATCATAGGTCATTGAATTggagctggaagtgactttagaaccccctcattttatagatgaggaaactgagagccagagagtTAAGTAATATTCCCAAGTTCACACAAGCATAATGAAAACATTAATAAATGTAGAAAGGCTCTTTCCTGTTCCGGCGCCTGAGCGAGGCGCGTGGAGCAAACGTGGCCGTGACTCTGAGCCCCCGTGCCCGGCGTCCAGAGACCTTCCCCGGCCCCCAGAGCCGACCGAGAACCGAGCGCCATGACTGAGTGGGAGACAGCGGCGCCAGCTGTGGCTGAGACCCCTGACATCAAGCTGTTTGGCAAGTGGAGCACGGACGACGTGCAGATCAATGACATCTCCCTGCAGGGTTACATTGCGGTGAAGGAGAAGTATGCCAAGTACCTGCCCCACAGCGCGGGGCGCTACGCAGCCAAGCGCTTTCGCAAGGCCCAGTGCCCCATTGTGGAGCGCCTCACCAACTCCATGATGATGCACGGCCGGAACAACGGCAAGAAGCTCATGACTGTGCGCATCGTCAAGCATGCCTTTGAGATCATCCACCTGCTCACCGGAGAGAACCCGCTGCAGGTTCTTGTGAATGCCATCATCAACAGTGGTCCCCGTGAGGACTCCACCAGAATTGGACGGGCAGGGACTGTGAGACGCCAGGCCGTGGACGTGTCTCCCCTCCGGCGAGTCAACCAGGCCATCTGGCTGCTCTGCACGGGGCCCGAGAAGCAGCCTTCCGCAACATCAAGACCATCGCCGAGGGTCTGGCTGATGAGCTCATCAATGCTGCCAAGAGCTCTTCAAACTCCTACGCCAGCAAGAAGAAGGATGAGCTGGAACGTGTGGCTAAATCGAACCGCTGATCC
This region of Trichosurus vulpecula isolate mTriVul1 chromosome 3, mTriVul1.pri, whole genome shotgun sequence genomic DNA includes:
- the LOC118843083 gene encoding LOW QUALITY PROTEIN: 40S ribosomal protein S5-like (The sequence of the model RefSeq protein was modified relative to this genomic sequence to represent the inferred CDS: inserted 1 base in 1 codon), coding for MTEWETAAPAVAETPDIKLFGKWSTDDVQINDISLQGYIAVKEKYAKYLPHSAGRYAAKRFRKAQCPIVERLTNSMMMHGRNNGKKLMTVRIVKHAFEIIHLLTGENPLQVLVNAIINSGPREDSTRIGRAGTVRRQAVDVSPLRRVNQAIWLLCTGXREAAFRNIKTIAEGLADELINAAKSSSNSYASKKKDELERVAKSNR